The following proteins are encoded in a genomic region of Candidatus Dechloromonas phosphoritropha:
- a CDS encoding MarR family transcriptional regulator, which yields MTEEAIMLAMALAERYATNMHGVLSCFDRIIITGTLPGACYAAGMTSYLYTHGIRVFDYPRFAEPLRDRIRERAQEVCLAAGIEIEHVSKSHIRKEELVARVLAGRGDAPGLVHVLSAMEACPSYKPWHDKGSGKTYLRPDQGKCLHDYFYFIDEELGLCYLRVPTWAPFGLQFYCNGHSALARTLTRERIDFLQQDNAFLRVADIAQAQALADAFSPDVLHPRLDRYAQWLCPVLDVFGSSYHWSLRQVEYSTDLMFRSEQILVPLYDAISRQAVLAANAERVSSFLGKKVTPQLAQEIGSRLSTRIEGRCIKHTMGAAGVKVYDKFSRVLRVETTVNDVSFFKHHRKVEHKDRHATRELAPLKKTIYSLIDLRDILLGCNQRYLAFLSSLDDPSAGERDLERLSMPRLGAAPGVKGVNFFDPAEKALLQTMQRGEFNIHGWRRADLLSYLKLTPSAMSRQLARLRTLGLIKKVTHTYRYYLTRLGRSVVAAACSLTRFNIVPTMACAS from the coding sequence ATGACCGAGGAGGCGATCATGTTGGCGATGGCTCTGGCGGAACGATACGCGACGAACATGCATGGCGTGCTTTCGTGCTTTGACCGGATCATTATCACCGGCACGCTGCCTGGTGCGTGCTACGCGGCAGGAATGACGAGTTATTTGTACACGCACGGAATTCGGGTATTCGACTACCCGCGATTTGCCGAGCCGCTGCGAGATCGCATTCGTGAGCGTGCGCAGGAGGTGTGTCTGGCGGCGGGTATTGAAATCGAGCACGTCAGCAAAAGCCATATTCGCAAGGAAGAGTTGGTCGCGCGAGTGCTCGCCGGTCGCGGCGACGCACCGGGTTTGGTGCATGTGCTCTCGGCCATGGAAGCCTGTCCGAGCTACAAACCGTGGCATGACAAAGGCAGTGGCAAGACTTACCTGCGCCCCGATCAAGGCAAGTGCCTGCACGACTACTTCTATTTCATCGACGAGGAACTGGGGTTGTGCTACCTGCGTGTGCCGACGTGGGCACCGTTCGGGTTGCAGTTCTACTGTAATGGTCACAGCGCTCTGGCAAGAACTCTGACGCGAGAAAGGATCGACTTCCTCCAGCAGGACAACGCCTTCCTGCGTGTCGCCGACATCGCGCAGGCGCAGGCGCTGGCGGATGCGTTCAGTCCCGACGTACTTCACCCGCGACTGGATCGCTATGCGCAGTGGTTGTGCCCAGTGCTTGACGTCTTTGGATCCTCGTATCACTGGAGCTTGCGCCAAGTCGAATACTCCACCGACCTGATGTTTCGCAGTGAGCAGATATTGGTTCCACTGTATGACGCCATTTCGCGCCAAGCGGTCTTGGCCGCCAACGCAGAACGCGTCTCCAGCTTTCTGGGCAAGAAGGTCACGCCACAACTGGCCCAGGAGATCGGTTCCCGGTTGTCCACCCGTATCGAGGGGCGCTGCATCAAGCACACCATGGGCGCCGCTGGCGTCAAGGTGTATGACAAATTCTCCCGCGTACTGCGGGTCGAAACGACCGTCAATGACGTGAGTTTCTTCAAACACCACCGCAAGGTGGAACACAAGGACAGGCACGCCACCCGAGAATTGGCGCCCCTGAAGAAGACAATCTATAGCCTGATCGACCTGCGCGACATCCTGCTCGGCTGCAACCAACGTTACCTGGCGTTCCTCTCCAGCCTCGATGACCCCAGTGCCGGCGAGCGTGACTTGGAGCGATTGAGCATGCCACGGTTGGGGGCGGCTCCCGGTGTCAAAGGGGTGAACTTCTTTGATCCTGCCGAGAAAGCCTTGCTGCAAACCATGCAACGCGGCGAGTTCAACATTCACGGTTGGCGTCGTGCCGATCTTCTCAGCTATCTGAAGCTCACTCCGTCCGCCATGTCGCGCCAACTTGCCCGACTGCGTACGCTCGGCTTGATCAAGAAAGTCACTCATACCTATCGCTACTACCTCACTCGATTGGGACGTTCAGTCGTCGCTGCGGCCTGCTCATTGACCCGCTTCAACATAGTGCCAACCATGGCTTGCGCATCCTGA
- a CDS encoding DUF1439 domain-containing protein → MKSALAALLLIILHCLPHDVSAALFDKEIVFTEAEIQTAIDRNALRQKRVGTMLAVTLREAPKIRLGIPEGRVGIAARMEIALIGNPPFPVDVTGNSGIRYDDQAKAFFLDSPVADSVESIALPREFQAQVRHAVSQVMAVYFRDKPVYVLREDGSAQEIAARWLLRGIRIERGKVVATLSPF, encoded by the coding sequence ATGAAATCCGCCCTCGCCGCCCTGCTGCTGATCATCCTGCACTGCCTCCCGCATGACGTCAGCGCCGCGCTCTTCGACAAGGAAATTGTCTTCACCGAAGCCGAAATCCAGACCGCGATCGACAGAAATGCACTCCGGCAAAAGCGCGTCGGAACCATGCTGGCCGTCACACTGCGCGAGGCACCAAAAATCCGCTTGGGCATCCCCGAGGGCCGCGTCGGAATCGCCGCCCGGATGGAAATCGCCCTGATCGGAAACCCGCCGTTCCCGGTCGACGTCACGGGAAACTCCGGCATCCGTTACGACGACCAGGCCAAGGCATTCTTCCTTGACAGCCCCGTAGCCGACTCAGTCGAATCGATCGCCCTCCCTCGCGAATTTCAGGCGCAGGTCCGGCATGCGGTCAGCCAGGTAATGGCTGTCTATTTCCGCGACAAGCCTGTCTACGTGCTGCGTGAAGACGGCAGCGCCCAGGAGATCGCCGCGCGTTGGCTGCTGCGCGGGATCAGGATCGAGAGGGGCAAGGTAGTGGCGACCCTGTCTCCCTTCTGA